A DNA window from Vigna angularis cultivar LongXiaoDou No.4 chromosome 1, ASM1680809v1, whole genome shotgun sequence contains the following coding sequences:
- the LOC108347619 gene encoding NAC domain-containing protein 2, which yields MQGELELPPGFRFHPTDDELVNHYLCRKCAAQSIAAPIIKEIDLYKFDPWQLPDMALYGEKEWYFFSPRDRKYPNGSRPNRAAGTGYWKATGADKPIGKPEARGIKKALVFYAGKAPKGVKTNWIMHEYRLANVDRSASKKNNNLRLDDWVLCRIYNKKGKIEKYNNVDEVVEQKPAKLPEEILFQHEMKPEIQMYGHDHFRNNQLYMDTSDSVPRLNTDSSCSEHVVSPDGTCEKEVQSEPKWNDLELGPDLVSGYDFNFIELSADDAFAPQAQFQMNQPSTWQDMFAYLPKTF from the exons ATGCAAGGAGAATTGGAATTACCACCCGGGTTTAGATTCCACCCCACCGACGATGAACTCGTGAATCACTACTTGTGTAGAAAGTGTGCTGCTCAGTCCATTGCCGCTCCCATCATCAAAGAAATCGATTTGTATAAGTTTGATCCATGGCAGCTTCCAG ACATGGCTCTTTACGGTGAGAAAGAGTGGTACTTTTTCTCCCCTCGTGACCGAAAATACCCAAACGGTTCACGACCGAACCGGGCTGCTGGAACCGGGTACTGGAAGGCCACCGGAGCGGATAAACCTATTGGAAAACCGGAAGCCCGTGGAATTAAGAAAGCCCTTGTGTTCTACGCGGGGAAAGCTCCGAAAGGGGTTAAGACAAATTGGATCATGCACGAATATCGCTTAGCCAACGTCGATAGATCTGCCTCCAAGAAAAACAACAATTTGAGG CTTGATGATTGGGTGTTATGTCGAATTTACAACAAGAAAGGGAAGATTGAGAAGTACAATAATGTCGACGAGGTTGTGGAACAGAAACCGGCGAAATTACCGGAGGAGATTCTGTTCCAGCACGAGATGAAGCCTGAGATCCAGATGTACGGCCACGATCATTTCAGGAATAACCAATTGTACATGGACACGTCGGATTCCGTGCCGAGGTTAAACACGGACTCTAGCTGCTCCGAGCACGTGGTTTCGCCGGACGGCACCTGCGAGAAGGAGGTGCAGAGCGAGCCCAAGTGGAACGACCTGGAGTTGGGCCCGGACCTGGTTTCGGGCTACGATTTTAATTTCATAGAGCTATCAGCAGATGACGCTTTTGCCCCTCAGGCCCAGTTCCAAATGAACCAGCCCTCGACGTGGCAAGATATGTTCGCGTACCTTCCGAagacattttaa
- the LOC108347612 gene encoding aspartic proteinase Asp1, with amino-acid sequence MKMGKVEMVLAMMLLFNMSYCSAWFGNRHKSGRNSILPSQATSSSCPRLLNPAGSSVVIPLHGNVYPVGFYNVTLNIGQPPRPYFLDVDTGSDLTWLQCDAPCTHCSETPHPLYRPSNDFVPCKDPLCASLQPSEEYICENPDQCDYEINYADQYSTFGVLLNDVYLLNFTNGVQLKVRMALGCGYDQVFSPSSYHPLDGILGLGRGKTSLISQLNSQGLVRNVIGHCLSSQGGGYIFFGNAYDSARITWTPISSVDSKHYSAGPAELVFGGRKTGVGSLTAVFDTGSSYSYFNSHAYQALLSWLKKDLTGKPLKAAPDDQTLPICWHGRRPFRSIREVRKYFKPVALSFNSGGRVKAQFEIAPEAYLIISTLGNVCLGILDGSEIGLEELNLIGDISMQDKVMVFENEKKLIGWGPADCSRVPKSRGVSI; translated from the exons atgaagatggGGAAAGTAGAGATGGTGCTTGCAATGATGTTGTTGTTCAATATGTCGTACTGTTCGGCTTGGTTTGGTAACAGACACAAAAGTGGAAGGAACTCAATTCTCCCAAGTCAAGCCacgtcatcatcatgtccaaGACTGTTGAATCCTGCTGGCTCTTCTGTTGTGATCCCTCTTCATGGCAACGTTTATCCTGTTGG GTTCTATAATGTTACTCTCAATATCGGTCAGCCACCAAGGCCTTATTTTCTTGATGTGGACACAGGTAGTGACCTCACATGGCTCCAGTGTGATGCCCCTTGCACCCATTGCTCTGAG ACACCCCATCCACTCTACAGGCCTAGCAATGACTTTGTTCCTTGCAAGGATCCTCTTTGTGCATCATTGCAGCCCTCTGAAGAGTACATCTGTGAAAACCCTGATCAATGTGACTATGAAATTAATTATGCAGATCAGTACTCAACCTTTGGTGTGCTTCTCAATGATGTCTACCTTCTTAACTTTACCAATGGAGTCCAACTTAAAGTTCGGATGGCACTGGG GTGTGGATATGATCAAGTGTTCTCACCTTCTTCTTACCATCCCTTAGATGGAATACTTGGCCTTGGAAGGGGAAAGACCAGCTTGATATCCCAGCTGAACAGCCAGGGCTTGGTGCGAAATGTGATTGGTCACTGTTTAAGTTCGCAAGGAGGAGGGTATATCTTCTTTGGAAATGCATATGACTCTGCTCGAATCACATGGACTCCAATTTCATCAGTAGATTC CAAACATTACTCTGCAGGGCCAGCTGAACTCGTTTTCGGAGGGAGGAAAACTGGCGTTGGAAGTCTGACTGCTGTTTTTGACACCGGGAGTTCTTATAGTTACTTCAACTCTCATGCTTACCAAGCGTTACTTTCTTGG CTGAAGAAGGACTTAACTGGAAAGCCCTTGAAAGCAGCACCTGATGATCAGACTTTACCTATCTGCTGGCACGGTAGAAGACCTTTCAGAAGCATACGTGAAGTCCGGAAATACTTCAAGCCCGTGGCACTTAGTTTCAACAGTGGTGGAAGAGTTAAAGCTCAATTTGAGATCGCTCCAGAAGCTTATCTCATAATATCA ACCCTGGGAAATGTTTGTCTGGGCATTCTAGATGGTTCTGAAATAGGTTTGGAGGAACTGAACCTAATTGGAG ACATATCCATGCAAGACAAAGTTATGGTATTCGAAAATGAGAAGAAGTTAATTGGTTGGGGACCTGCAGATTGCAGCCGTGTTCCAAAATCCAGAGGTGTCAGTATttga
- the LOC108342198 gene encoding aldehyde dehydrogenase family 3 member H1 isoform X1, whose protein sequence is MQVNADFEILVLDITTKDLSASCPTMKSLCLGPFLAVSDPVSSRAFGGHITRKCFPKQVHFHSRSFVFSSILCSATLSVLPELEEKQIFDGEKANLLVRDLRKCFDSGRTKSYEWRVSQLEAIIKMLKEKEKEITEALYKDLAKPQLEAFISEVSQAKSSCSEALKELKQWMKPERVSTSITTFPSSAEIVPEPLGVVLVISTWNFPFLLSMDPVIGAISAGNAVVLKPSEIAPATSSLLANLVEQYLDNSAIRVVEGAVPETTALLEQKWDKILYTGSARVGRIVLAAAAKHLTPVILELGGKCPAVVESDVNLQVTARRIIAGKWACNSGQACIAVDYVITRKEFAPKLISALKEELEQFFGKDPLESKDMSRIVSSNQFARLVKLLDEDKVSDKIVLGGQRDEKKLKISPTIILGVPEDALVMQEEIFGPILPIITVDNIEDCYSIIKSRPKPLAAYLFTNNEQLKKDYVDKISSGGILINDAVIHVATRGLPFGGVEESGMGCYHGKFSFDSFSHRKSVLYRSFGADSSIRYPPYTPEKEKLLKAIISGNIVQIILALFGWS, encoded by the exons ATGCAAGTTAAtgcagattttgaaattttagtttTGGACATCACTACCAAAGATTTATCTGCTTCTTGTCCTACCATGAAAAGCCTCTGCCTTGGGCCGTTCCTTGCTGTTAG TGACCCAGTTAGTTCAAGAGCCTTTGGAGGCCATATAACCAGAAAGTGCTTCCCCAAGCAAGTTCATTTCCACTCCCgttcttttgttttctcttcaaTCTT ATGTTCTGCAACTCTATCAGTATTGCCAGAATTAGAAGAGAAGCAGATATTTGATGGAGAGAAGGCTAATTTGCTTGTTAGAGATCTCAGAAAGTGCTTTGATTCAGGCAGGACAAAGAGTTATGAATGGAGGGTTTCCCAGTTGGAGGCCATTATTAAGAtgttaaaagagaaagaaaaggaaattacTGAAGCTCTATATAAGGATCTTGCTAAACCTCAACTTGAAGCATTTATATCTGAG GTTTCCCAGGCAAAATCCTCATGCAGTGAAGCACTTAAGGAGCTGAAACAATGGATGAAGCCTGAGAGG GTGAGTACTTCAATCACGACATTTCCATCATCAGCAGAGATTGTGCCAGAACCGCTGGGGGTTGTGTTGGTTATCTCAACATGGAACTTTCCTTTCT TGTTATCAATGGATCCGGTTATTGGAGCCATTTCTGCGGGTAATGCAGTGGTCCTTAAACCATCAGAAATTGCTCCAGCAACATCATCACTTCTTGCAAATTTGGTCGAACAATATTTAGACAACTCTGCCATCAGAGTTGTTGAAGGAGCTGTTCCTGAAACAACTGCACTCCTGGAGCAGAAATGGGATAAGATACTTTATACAG GTAGTGCTAGAGTGGGTCGGATTGTCCTGGCTGCGGCTGCAAAGCATCTTACACCAGTGATTCTAGAACTTGGAGGAAAGTGCCCTGCTGTTGTTGAATCAGATGTCAACTTACAA GTTACTGCTAGGAGGATAATAGCTGGCAAGTGGGCATGCAACAGTGGGCAAGCATGCATTGCTGTTGATTATGTCATCACAAGAAAAGAGTTTGCTCCAAAGCTG ATAAGTGCCTTAAAAGAAGAATTGGAACAATTTTTTGGTAAAGATCCATTGGAATCAAAAGACATGTCACGGATTGTGTCTTCTAACCAGTTTGcgcggcttgtgaaactcttggaTGAGGATAAGGTATCTGACAAAATTGTTTTAGGAGGTCAGAGGGATGAGAAGAAATT AAAAATTTCCCCAACTATCATATTAGGTGTTCCTGAAGATGCTTTGGTAATGCAGGAGGAGATATTTGGGCCAATATTGCCAATCATCACA GTAGACAACATAGAAGATTGCTACAGTATAATCAAATCAAGGCCAAAACCTCTTGCTGCATATCTCTTCACAAACAATGAGCAGCTGAAGAAGGATTATGTGGATAAGATATCGTCAGGAGGGATACTCATCAATGACGCTGTCATCCAT GTTGCAACTCGTGGTTTGCCTTTTGGAGGAGTTGAAGAGAGTGGAATGGGTTGTTACCATGGAAAATTCTCTTTTGATAGTTTCAGTCATAGGAAGTCAGTTCTCTATAGAAGTTTTGGTGCAGATTCATCCATAAGGTACCCCCCATACACACCTGAGAAGGAAAAATTATTGAAGGCCATTATCAGTGGCAATATTGTTCAAATAATTCTTGCTCTTTTTGGATGGTCTTAA
- the LOC108342198 gene encoding aldehyde dehydrogenase family 3 member H1 isoform X2, protein MKSLCLGPFLAVSDPVSSRAFGGHITRKCFPKQVHFHSRSFVFSSILCSATLSVLPELEEKQIFDGEKANLLVRDLRKCFDSGRTKSYEWRVSQLEAIIKMLKEKEKEITEALYKDLAKPQLEAFISEVSQAKSSCSEALKELKQWMKPERVSTSITTFPSSAEIVPEPLGVVLVISTWNFPFLLSMDPVIGAISAGNAVVLKPSEIAPATSSLLANLVEQYLDNSAIRVVEGAVPETTALLEQKWDKILYTGSARVGRIVLAAAAKHLTPVILELGGKCPAVVESDVNLQVTARRIIAGKWACNSGQACIAVDYVITRKEFAPKLISALKEELEQFFGKDPLESKDMSRIVSSNQFARLVKLLDEDKVSDKIVLGGQRDEKKLKISPTIILGVPEDALVMQEEIFGPILPIITVDNIEDCYSIIKSRPKPLAAYLFTNNEQLKKDYVDKISSGGILINDAVIHVATRGLPFGGVEESGMGCYHGKFSFDSFSHRKSVLYRSFGADSSIRYPPYTPEKEKLLKAIISGNIVQIILALFGWS, encoded by the exons ATGAAAAGCCTCTGCCTTGGGCCGTTCCTTGCTGTTAG TGACCCAGTTAGTTCAAGAGCCTTTGGAGGCCATATAACCAGAAAGTGCTTCCCCAAGCAAGTTCATTTCCACTCCCgttcttttgttttctcttcaaTCTT ATGTTCTGCAACTCTATCAGTATTGCCAGAATTAGAAGAGAAGCAGATATTTGATGGAGAGAAGGCTAATTTGCTTGTTAGAGATCTCAGAAAGTGCTTTGATTCAGGCAGGACAAAGAGTTATGAATGGAGGGTTTCCCAGTTGGAGGCCATTATTAAGAtgttaaaagagaaagaaaaggaaattacTGAAGCTCTATATAAGGATCTTGCTAAACCTCAACTTGAAGCATTTATATCTGAG GTTTCCCAGGCAAAATCCTCATGCAGTGAAGCACTTAAGGAGCTGAAACAATGGATGAAGCCTGAGAGG GTGAGTACTTCAATCACGACATTTCCATCATCAGCAGAGATTGTGCCAGAACCGCTGGGGGTTGTGTTGGTTATCTCAACATGGAACTTTCCTTTCT TGTTATCAATGGATCCGGTTATTGGAGCCATTTCTGCGGGTAATGCAGTGGTCCTTAAACCATCAGAAATTGCTCCAGCAACATCATCACTTCTTGCAAATTTGGTCGAACAATATTTAGACAACTCTGCCATCAGAGTTGTTGAAGGAGCTGTTCCTGAAACAACTGCACTCCTGGAGCAGAAATGGGATAAGATACTTTATACAG GTAGTGCTAGAGTGGGTCGGATTGTCCTGGCTGCGGCTGCAAAGCATCTTACACCAGTGATTCTAGAACTTGGAGGAAAGTGCCCTGCTGTTGTTGAATCAGATGTCAACTTACAA GTTACTGCTAGGAGGATAATAGCTGGCAAGTGGGCATGCAACAGTGGGCAAGCATGCATTGCTGTTGATTATGTCATCACAAGAAAAGAGTTTGCTCCAAAGCTG ATAAGTGCCTTAAAAGAAGAATTGGAACAATTTTTTGGTAAAGATCCATTGGAATCAAAAGACATGTCACGGATTGTGTCTTCTAACCAGTTTGcgcggcttgtgaaactcttggaTGAGGATAAGGTATCTGACAAAATTGTTTTAGGAGGTCAGAGGGATGAGAAGAAATT AAAAATTTCCCCAACTATCATATTAGGTGTTCCTGAAGATGCTTTGGTAATGCAGGAGGAGATATTTGGGCCAATATTGCCAATCATCACA GTAGACAACATAGAAGATTGCTACAGTATAATCAAATCAAGGCCAAAACCTCTTGCTGCATATCTCTTCACAAACAATGAGCAGCTGAAGAAGGATTATGTGGATAAGATATCGTCAGGAGGGATACTCATCAATGACGCTGTCATCCAT GTTGCAACTCGTGGTTTGCCTTTTGGAGGAGTTGAAGAGAGTGGAATGGGTTGTTACCATGGAAAATTCTCTTTTGATAGTTTCAGTCATAGGAAGTCAGTTCTCTATAGAAGTTTTGGTGCAGATTCATCCATAAGGTACCCCCCATACACACCTGAGAAGGAAAAATTATTGAAGGCCATTATCAGTGGCAATATTGTTCAAATAATTCTTGCTCTTTTTGGATGGTCTTAA
- the LOC108322349 gene encoding uncharacterized protein LOC108322349: protein MGRENDSARTKEEVSDDGSSSVENGDLESHARISLDKEGLETCRVCQCTESDKRADAALEFLGITPGSELYKSKGEVGCDGNGIPRNMSLNRNIEKNTGMVEFVSPDGEVFICKSDLELGLSHQDKLVELGCSCKNDLALVHYACALKWFVNHGSTICEICGHIANNIRVSDFNKVVGALKEYEVLRERTASGDPGPAQARANAGVDPDAVAAIRRQRLIEIALWFCPHNSSTNNNVSNVDTVSQVASEQPLSIVTEDAVPVQNTATKWAVEGTGILLATGLLTITLAWLIAPRVGKKTAKSGLHILLGGVCALAVVVFFRFFVLTRIKYGPARYWAILFVFWFLVFGIWASRAHGAHTT, encoded by the exons ATGGGCAGAGAAAATGATTCAGCAAGGACAAAGGAAGAAGTTAGTGACGATGGTTCCTCGAGTGTTGAGAATGGGGATTTAGAGTCTCATGCTCGAATTAGTCTGGACAAGGAAGGCTTGGAAACTTGTCGTGTGTGCCAATGTACTGAATCTGATAAAAGGGCAGATGCGGCGCTAGAATTTTTGGGCATCACCCCAGGTTCAGAATTGTATAAAAGCAAGGGGGAAGTAGGGTGTGATGGCAATGGAATTCCCAGAAATATGTCTCTTAAcagaaacattgaaaaaaatacaGGGATGGTGGAATTTGTAAGCCCTGATGGGGAGGTTTTCATATGTAAAAGCGATTTGGAACTCGGTTTGTCTCATCAAGATAAACTAGTTGAACTTGGATGTTCTTGTAAAAACGATCTTGCTTTAGTACATTATGCTTGTGCACTCAAGTGGTTTGTCAACCATGGATCTACAATTTGTGAAATATGTGGACATATAGCAAATAATATCAGAGTTTCTGACTTCAATAAAGTTGTTGGTGCTTTGAAGGAGTATGAAGTATTGAGGGAAAGAACCGCTAGTGGTGATCCTGGTCCAGCACAAGCTCGTGCAAATGCTGGTGTGGACCCTGATGCAGTGGCTGCTATTCGGAGGCAACGGCTAATTGAGATTGCACTGTGGTTTTGTCCTCATAATAGCAGTACCAATAACAACGTTAGCAATGTGGACACAGTCTCACAGGTTGCTTCTGAGCAGCCTTTGAGTATTGTTACTGAAGATGCTGTCCCTGTACAAAATACTGCAACTAAATGGGCCGTGGAGGGTACAGGTATCCTGCTCGCTACGGGACTGCTTACCATCACCCTTGCGTGGCTTATAGCCCCTCGTGTTGGAAAG aaaactGCTAAAAGTGGTCTTCATATCTTACTTGGAGGGGTTTGTGCTTTAGCAGTTGTGGTTTTCTTCCGCTTT TTTGTGCTTACCAGAATCAAGTATGGACCTGCACGTTATTGGGCAATCTTGTTCGTTTTCTGGTTTCTTGTGTTCGGAATATGGGCTTCAAGAGCCCATGGTGCACATACAACATGA